The region CTGTGCACCTTGAGCTTGAGATCGACTCCGTCCAGTACCTCTGCGTAGGTGACGGTGTCGTTGTCCACGGTGGGTTTCGGCAGGGTGCCGGGCCAGCCGACGGACATCGAGCGGCCGTCGCGCGTGACGGTGGCGAGCGCCCCGGTGCCACCGCCGGAGAACCGCACCCCGATCTCTGTGGCTTTGGGCGAGAGAGTGCCGTCGTCGTTCGTCACCAGGGCGGTGTCGATGTCGACCAGCTTGTTGTCCTTGCGGACCCACTGAGGTGCAGCGTAGGTGTCTTCGGTGAAGCCGCCGTCGGGGTTGGCGAACGTCTGCGAGGCCTCGGTGCGCTGGGAAAGTACTTCGACCGGCTGGCCCGTGTCTGCTGCTTCCGCGAGAGCTGTCGCCTCGTCTGAAGTGTTCTCCTGCCGCACGAGTGGTGCTGCGGGGGCTTCTTCCGCGGAAGCGGGCAGCGCGACGGTCAGGGGGGCCGCCAGGGCGAGCGACAGTGTCACGCCTACCCATCTGCGATGTCGGCGGGCAGCGCCCGAAGAATTTCGGTGCATTTCTTTCATTGCCATCCCTTTTCGTTTCCTCCATCAAATCACTTCTGCGACTGAGGGTAAGGCGCGCGGGATGAGATTGATGGTTGTACAAGAAAACTAATCTCCCGAAAAGTCCGTAACCTGCATTTCTGGAGTGGCTGAACTGTTTGCCCAAACTGCATCATGTTTGTACGCATACAGCTTGGGCGTCTTGGGGCCTCTCCAGTCGTCGGGTGCGGATTTCCTGGGGTGTCAAAACGGGCAACTTGCCTACTAAACGGCCACGCTGATGCACCGTCATAACAACTCAATAAAAACGTCAGTAGCCCGATCGAAGTGATCCATTTCGGTGTTACCTTTACCGTTACTTTTGTTAATCTGCATTTCCTGTGGGGGGAATAGTGTTCAGTTTGCATACTGCGACGCCCCGCCGTCGTCGACATTCGGTCGGCAGACGTGCGCGCGCTATCGCCTTGATGCTCGTGGCCTATCTAGTAGCCAGCCTGCTGGGCGGCCCGGTGGCTGTCGCAGCGGAACTGGAGCTGCGCAAGCTCGCGAAACCGGACCCGGTGCCGGTCTCCAAGGTCAAGGGCAAGGGCCTCAATAAACCGGATGAGACGGCCCGGAACCGCTTCAGGCCTGACGAGAAGGCGCGATGGCCCTCTCCCGGCGCAGTGACAGCCGACGTCTCGGGCGCGGGCAAAAGGGCGAAAACGCTGAAGGCCGGTTCGCTACCTGTGACCCTCAAGGCCCCGAAGGGGGCCGGGCGCAGTGCCCCTGTGGCCGGACAGGTGCAGGTGCAGGTGCTGAACCGGTCCGCGGCCACAGCGGCCGGTGTCGACGGTGTGCTCATCGCAGTTGAGGGCCACGGCGGCAAGAACACTGCAGTACGCGTCCCGATGAAGCTGGACTACTCGGGGTTCGCCGGCCTGTACGGCGGCGACTGGGCCTCGCGGCTGACGCTCCGTGAGCTACCGGCCTGCGCGCTGACCACCCCAGGCAAGAAGAGCTGCGGCCCGGGCAAGACGATAAAGGCGGTCAACAACACCGAAGACGGCACGCTGACGGCCGACGTGCCGGTCACGGTCACGAAGTCCGGCCCGGCAGAGACCGGAAAGCCAGTGCAGCCAGCACCGCCCATGGCCCGCTCCGCCACTGGCGCCGTCGCATCCCCTGATGCCACCCTGTTTGCCGTCAGTGCCGCCAACTCCGGCGCGACCGGCGACTTCGGCGTCACCTCCCTGTCTCCGTCGAGCAAGTGGGAGGCGGGCGGCTCCTCCGGCGGCTTCTCCTGGTCCTACGACATCGACACGCCCGGCGTCCCCGGCGGCGTGGAGCCCAGCGTGGGCCTGTCCTACTCCTCCCAAGCGGTGGACGGACGCACAGCAGCCACCAACAACCAGGCCAACTGGATCGGTGACGGCTGGTCCATGTCGCCCGGCTCCATCGAGCGGCGCTACACCTCCTGCGAAACCGACAAAGCAGACGGCAACAACCCGTCGCACAAGGTCGGCGACCAGTGCTGGAAGAAGGACAACGCCACCTTGTCGCTGGGCGGTTCCTCCAGCGAACTCGTCAAGGACGACACCACAGGCGAGTGGCGCAAGAAGGCCGACGACGGCACGAAGATCGCACAGTTGAAGAGTTCCACCCGCGCCAACGGCGACGCCGACGGCGAATACTGGCGTGTCACCGCCCCGGACGGAACCCGCTACTACTTCGGCTACAACCGACTGCCCGGCTGGGCCGAGGGCAAGCCCGAAACCAACTCCGCCTGGACAGTACCGGTCTACGGCAACCACTCCGGCGAGCCGTGCAACGCCACCACCTTCACTGATTCCTGGTGCCAGCAGGGCTGGCGATGGAACCTCGACTACGTCGTGGACCCGCACAGCAACGCCATGGCCTACTACTGGGACAAGGAGTCCAACCACTACCAGCGCAACATCGACTCCTCGTACAAGGGCACACTCACCAACTACACACGCGGCGGCTACCTCAAGCGCATCGAGTACGGGTTGCGCTCGAACACCATGTACGCGGCCAAGGCCGCGGCCAAGGTCGACTTCACCACCGCCGAGCGGTGCCTGCCCACCAGCACCTTCGACTGCGCGGCCGACAAATTCACCTCAGCCAACGCCAACAAGTGGCCAGACGTCCCCTTCGACCAGGTCTGCGCCGCGGGCTCCGCCTGCGAGGGCAACTCCTCGCCGTCGTTCTTCACCCGCAAGCGGCTGACCGCTATCACGACCTCCGTGCTGGACAGCGACGTGTACAAGAAGGCCGACACCTGGGCGCTGAAGCACTCCTTCCCCTCCACCGGAGACGGCACCGACCCGCCGCTGTGGCTGGCCGCCATCGGCCGTACCGGGCACACTGCCGGCACCTCCGTGACGCTGCCCGAGGTCGTCCTGTACGGCCAGCAGCTGCCCAACCGCGTCGAGGGCGCCGTCGACACGATCCCGGCCTACAACCGCTACCGCGTCTACGCAGTCAAGAACGAGACCGGCAGCACCCTGGGCGTCACCTATTCCACACCTGACTGCACGGCGAGCAGCCTGCCCGCCCCGGCGACGAACACCAAACGCTGCTACCCAGTGATCTGGTCACCACCGGACGCCCCGGCGGCCAACTTCGAGCCGTACCAGGACTGGTTCCACACCTATGTGGCCACTCAGATCCTCGAGTCCGACAACACCGCCGGCGCACCGGTCAAGCGGACCGACTACACCTACCTGGGCGGACTGGCCTGGGCCAAGAATGACGACGAGTTCACCAAGGCCAAGCACCGGACCTACGGTGATACACGGGGTTACGGGCGTGTCCAGACACGCACCGGCGACCCAGCCGAAGGCACACAGGCACTGAGCGAGACCCGCTACTTCCGCGGAATCACCGGCGCACAAGTCGCCGACAGCGAGGGCAACGAGGTCGCAGACCACGAGGCATACGCCGGCCTGACGCGGGAGACGGCCACCTACAACGGCTCGGGCGGAGCTCTCATCTCCGCCACCAGCTCCACTCCCTGGCGCTCGACCGCGACCGCCTCCCACGCCCGCAGCGCCGACAATCTGCCGACCGTGCACGCCTACCTCACCGGCGTGAAGAAGGAACAGACCCGCACCGCCGTCACGGGTGGAACGCTCCGCCGCACCGAATCGGTGCGCGAGTTCGACTCCTACGGCCACACCGTCTCCGTCTCCCATTCCGGAGATACCGCCAAGAGCGGCGACGAGCAGTGCACCACCACTTCGTACGCCCGCAACACAGCAACGAACATGACCCTGGTGGCTGAGAACAAGACGGTCGCCACGGCCTGTGACACCACGGCAAGCCTGCCCGTCGACCTGGTGGCAACAGAACGCTACTACTACGACGGATCCACCACACTCGGCGCTGCTCCCACCAAGGGCGACGAGACCAGGCGTGACGAGCAGGACGGCGCTGGAACTGGCTTCCTGACCGTGAACAAGGCCACCTACGACGCCTACGGGCGCCAGACCGGGGCAACCGACGCGGCCGGCGCCCCGTCCACCGTCGCCTACACCCCGGCCACCGGCCAGATACCGACACAGACGATCAACACCAACGCACTCGGCCACGCCACGACGACGACCACAGACCCGGCGCGTGGACTGACCACATCCGCCGTCGACGCCAATGGAAAGCGGACCGACGCCGAATACGACGCCCTCGGCCGCGTCATCAAGGTCTGGTCTCCCGGCTGGGCAAAAGCCACCTACCCCAGCCTCCCCACGACCCAGTACTCCTACAGCCTCTCCCAGACCACGCCGAACGTGGTGACCACCAAGGCGCTCAACCACAACGGCGAGTACCTGACCTCGTATACCTTCTTCGACGGCCTGCTCCGTCCGCGGCAGACCCAAAGCGCGGCTGTCGGTGCCGAGGGACGCGTAGTTACCGAGACGCGATATGACACCCGCGGACTAGCCTGGAAAACATACGGCGCCTACTACGCGACCGGGGCACCCACCACCACCCTGGTCGCCGGTGACGACACCAAGGTCCCGGCCGGCACCGAGACGCAGTACGACGGTGCCATGCGCCCCGTCACCCAAATTTCGCTGAAGTACGGCGACGAGACCAAGCGCACCACCACCGTCCACGGCGGCGACCGCACGACCCTCATCCCCCCCAAGGGCGGTACCGCAGCGACGACGATCACCGACGCGCTGGGTCGCAAGACCGAGACGCGCGCCTACACCAACAGCGCGCGCACCGAGTTCCAGGCGACGACCTACGCCTACAACAAGCACGGCAAGCTGGCGAAGCTGACCGACCCGGCGGGCACCGCCTGGACCTGGACCTACGACGCCCGTGGCCGTCAAATCAAGGCGGACGACCCGGACAAGGGTCCCGGCACCACGACGTACGACGACGCAGACCGCCCGGTGAAGACCACCGACGTCCGGGGCACCGAACTCATCACGTCCTACGACGTACTCGGCCGCGTGGAAGAGCTCAAGGAAGGCACGGTGCGTCGCGCTTCCTGGACCTATGACACCGTCGCCAAGGGCCAGCCGGCCGCAGACACCCGCTACATCGGCGATCAGCCCTACACGACGAAGATCGACGGCTATAACGACCGCTACCAGCCGACCTCGTCGACCATTACGATCCCGGCCTCCGAGGAGGGACTGGCGGGCACCTACACCTGGTCGTACGGCTACAACCAGTACACCGGCGCGGAGGAATGGCTGAAGCAACCAGCAATAGGGGCTCTCCCCTCCGAGCGGGTCACCACCAATTTCAACAACTCCGACCTCCCTGTCTCGACCACGGCCGGTGGCGTACCCCTGGTCGGCAACGTCAACTACGACGTATTCGCCCGGCCGGTCCGCGTCGAGCTCGGCGCCTTCGGCCACAAGGTGTACGACACTCGGGCCTGGGACGAGCACACGGGAAGCCTAAACCGGCGCACCCTCGACGGCGATGAGGCCCTGCGGATCGAAGATACCCGCTACTCGTACGACGCAGCGGGCAACACCACCCGGATCTCTGCCACCTCTGGCCAGGACGCCGCCGCCTCAACTGACACACAATGCTTCGCCATCGACGCCCTGCGCCGCATGACGGAGGCATGGACCACCAAGAGCGCTGCTGACGACTGCACCACAGGACCGTCGACCGCGACGGCAGGCGGGCCGGACGCCTACTGGCACTCGTACGAGTACGACGTGGCAGGCAACCGCGCCAAGGAGACCCAGCACGCGGTCGCTACCGGCTTCTCCGACATCACCCGCACGTACACCGCGGGAAAGAGCGGAGAGGCCAACCCGCACGCTCTGCACTCGGTTTCCACGACCGGCGGCCCTGACAACGGGAAGACGGAAAAGTTCACCTATGACGAGGCCGGTAACACCACCAGTCGCAACGGCGGGGCCCGTGACCAGGAACTAATCTGGGACGCAGAGGGCCAACTCGCCAAGATCACAGAAGGCGGGAAGTCCACCGAGTACGTCTACGATCCGGATGGCAACCGGCTCCTGGCCCGCAATGCGGACAGCACAACCACGGCGTACCTACCGGGCGGCAACGAACTGAAGGTCACGGCAGCAGGCGCGAAGAGCGCCACCCGCTACTACGACCACGCTGGCGAGACAGTCGCGGTACGCACCACCTCGGGCATCAGCTTCCTCTTTAGCGATCACCAGGGCACAGGCCTGACCGCCGTCGGATTCGCTGCCGGCCAGCTCATCACCCGCCGCAAGCAACTTCCCTTCGGCAAGAGCCGCTCCAGCACAGGCTCCAATTGGCCGGGTGACCGTGGTTTCGTCGGCGGTATGACCGACCCGACGGGCCTGACCCATCTTGGGGCCCGCGAGTACGACCCACAACTGGGCCGCTTCATGTCCGTGGACCCGCTTCTGCTGACCGACGACCCGAGCCAGCACAACCCGTACGTCTACGGCAACAACAACGCCGCCACCTTCGCCGACCCCACTGGCGAGGCGTACGAGGAATGCGTCAGCGGCCAGTACAACTGCACCTACGGGCCCGGCGGCACTGGCGATATCAAAGAGATCGAGTTCGGCAAGAACTACGAAAAGGTCACCAAGTCCGTCGGTGGCACCATCTCCCCCAACCACACAATCCAGCAGAACACCGGCTACAGGCACGTCTACACCAAGGGCAGCGGCGTCACAGGCCCGACAGCTGCTCAGCGAGCACGATCAGCTGAGATCGAACGCCAGAGAAGGCTCGTCAGGCTGCGCAAAGCCGCTGAAGCGCAGCATGCTGCCAATCAACAAGAGCGCGGTTTCTGGGATGAACTATTCGGATTCGGGCCGCCTCCGCCGATCAAGTTCGTAGCTGCCGAGCCGAAGATAGGCATTGTTTATCCGGGGCCCGCAGCAGGCCGGCTCGGTGCCCGTGCGGGGGCGACTGAGCGGAAAAGTTGGGAACTTACTGCCGCGAAGTCCGAAAAGGTGATGGAGGGCGGCCCCTTCAAGTCGACGTTCTACAAAAGCCGATCTGATGGCACATGGTGGACGCAGGATGTCACTGGGCACGGAGGCTCTGCTTTCAAGGTCTACCGTGAGACTAAGAAGGGACTCGAATGGATCGCCGACGCCGACCGCTACGGTACCTACATGACAAACAAATGGAAGGGTAAAACGGGGCGATTCATCCCGAAAGATCAGCTCAAGGGAGTCAGGCGATGATTGAATCTGCACAGGAGTTCATTCGGCTCCGTTACAGTGAAAATCCGCAGGACTACCAGAGGGCCAGTACGGACGAAGCATCCTACGATGTGTGGATAGAAGTCATTGCGCACCATCAGCAAGCTCGAATGTGGGTGGCGCAGAACAAGTCGGTACCCCTAGAGATTCTTCAGATCCTCGCGGCCGATCCGGACCCGAGCGTGAGGGTCATGGTGGCCATGAAGCGAAAGCTGACTCCCGATATTTTGGATCAGCTCGCTTCAGATCCCGACGAGTC is a window of Streptomyces agglomeratus DNA encoding:
- a CDS encoding RHS repeat-associated core domain-containing protein; translated protein: MLVAYLVASLLGGPVAVAAELELRKLAKPDPVPVSKVKGKGLNKPDETARNRFRPDEKARWPSPGAVTADVSGAGKRAKTLKAGSLPVTLKAPKGAGRSAPVAGQVQVQVLNRSAATAAGVDGVLIAVEGHGGKNTAVRVPMKLDYSGFAGLYGGDWASRLTLRELPACALTTPGKKSCGPGKTIKAVNNTEDGTLTADVPVTVTKSGPAETGKPVQPAPPMARSATGAVASPDATLFAVSAANSGATGDFGVTSLSPSSKWEAGGSSGGFSWSYDIDTPGVPGGVEPSVGLSYSSQAVDGRTAATNNQANWIGDGWSMSPGSIERRYTSCETDKADGNNPSHKVGDQCWKKDNATLSLGGSSSELVKDDTTGEWRKKADDGTKIAQLKSSTRANGDADGEYWRVTAPDGTRYYFGYNRLPGWAEGKPETNSAWTVPVYGNHSGEPCNATTFTDSWCQQGWRWNLDYVVDPHSNAMAYYWDKESNHYQRNIDSSYKGTLTNYTRGGYLKRIEYGLRSNTMYAAKAAAKVDFTTAERCLPTSTFDCAADKFTSANANKWPDVPFDQVCAAGSACEGNSSPSFFTRKRLTAITTSVLDSDVYKKADTWALKHSFPSTGDGTDPPLWLAAIGRTGHTAGTSVTLPEVVLYGQQLPNRVEGAVDTIPAYNRYRVYAVKNETGSTLGVTYSTPDCTASSLPAPATNTKRCYPVIWSPPDAPAANFEPYQDWFHTYVATQILESDNTAGAPVKRTDYTYLGGLAWAKNDDEFTKAKHRTYGDTRGYGRVQTRTGDPAEGTQALSETRYFRGITGAQVADSEGNEVADHEAYAGLTRETATYNGSGGALISATSSTPWRSTATASHARSADNLPTVHAYLTGVKKEQTRTAVTGGTLRRTESVREFDSYGHTVSVSHSGDTAKSGDEQCTTTSYARNTATNMTLVAENKTVATACDTTASLPVDLVATERYYYDGSTTLGAAPTKGDETRRDEQDGAGTGFLTVNKATYDAYGRQTGATDAAGAPSTVAYTPATGQIPTQTINTNALGHATTTTTDPARGLTTSAVDANGKRTDAEYDALGRVIKVWSPGWAKATYPSLPTTQYSYSLSQTTPNVVTTKALNHNGEYLTSYTFFDGLLRPRQTQSAAVGAEGRVVTETRYDTRGLAWKTYGAYYATGAPTTTLVAGDDTKVPAGTETQYDGAMRPVTQISLKYGDETKRTTTVHGGDRTTLIPPKGGTAATTITDALGRKTETRAYTNSARTEFQATTYAYNKHGKLAKLTDPAGTAWTWTYDARGRQIKADDPDKGPGTTTYDDADRPVKTTDVRGTELITSYDVLGRVEELKEGTVRRASWTYDTVAKGQPAADTRYIGDQPYTTKIDGYNDRYQPTSSTITIPASEEGLAGTYTWSYGYNQYTGAEEWLKQPAIGALPSERVTTNFNNSDLPVSTTAGGVPLVGNVNYDVFARPVRVELGAFGHKVYDTRAWDEHTGSLNRRTLDGDEALRIEDTRYSYDAAGNTTRISATSGQDAAASTDTQCFAIDALRRMTEAWTTKSAADDCTTGPSTATAGGPDAYWHSYEYDVAGNRAKETQHAVATGFSDITRTYTAGKSGEANPHALHSVSTTGGPDNGKTEKFTYDEAGNTTSRNGGARDQELIWDAEGQLAKITEGGKSTEYVYDPDGNRLLARNADSTTTAYLPGGNELKVTAAGAKSATRYYDHAGETVAVRTTSGISFLFSDHQGTGLTAVGFAAGQLITRRKQLPFGKSRSSTGSNWPGDRGFVGGMTDPTGLTHLGAREYDPQLGRFMSVDPLLLTDDPSQHNPYVYGNNNAATFADPTGEAYEECVSGQYNCTYGPGGTGDIKEIEFGKNYEKVTKSVGGTISPNHTIQQNTGYRHVYTKGSGVTGPTAAQRARSAEIERQRRLVRLRKAAEAQHAANQQERGFWDELFGFGPPPPIKFVAAEPKIGIVYPGPAAGRLGARAGATERKSWELTAAKSEKVMEGGPFKSTFYKSRSDGTWWTQDVTGHGGSAFKVYRETKKGLEWIADADRYGTYMTNKWKGKTGRFIPKDQLKGVRR
- a CDS encoding HEAT repeat domain-containing protein, giving the protein MIESAQEFIRLRYSENPQDYQRASTDEASYDVWIEVIAHHQQARMWVAQNKSVPLEILQILAADPDPSVRVMVAMKRKLTPDILDQLASDPDESVRLAVARNKKASKGTLERLLSDDWGEVRSVARERLGFSS